GCTCGAGCACGCCGTAGGTGTAGCGAGCCTTCTGCTTCTCCTGCGACTGCAGGAGGTACTCGGACTCCTTGATCCGGCCGCGGCCGTGCTGGCCGGGCGGGTACGGGCGACGCTCGAAAGCCTGGTCGCCGCCGATGAGGTCGACCTTGAGGCGACGCGAGATGCGCGTCGCGGGGCCGGTGTAGCGAGCCATGTTTTAGTACTCCTCCCCGTTCCTCAGACCCGGCGCCGCTTGGGCGGGCGGCAGCCGTTGTGAGGCTGCGGGGTCACGTCCTGGATGGTGCCGACCTCGAGGCCGGCCGCCTGCAGTGAGCGGATCGCCGTCTCCCGGCCCGAACCCGGGCCCTTCACGAAGACGTCGACCTTCTTCATGCCGTGCTCGGCCGCCTTGCGGGCGGCGTTCTCGGCGGCCATCTGCGCGGCGAACGGAGTGGACTTGCGCGAGCCCTTGAAGCCCACGTGTCCGCTCGAGGCCCACGCGATCACCGCACCGGTCGGGTCGGTGATCGAGACGATGGTGTTGTTGAAGGTGCTCTTGATGTGCGCGTGACCGTGCGCGACGTTCTTCTTTTCCTTGCGGCGGACCTTCTTGGTCCCCGCAGTGCGTGACTTCGGTGGCATATTCGAGGGTTCTCCTGTTAACGCGCGTTCTGGAGGTGTTCGGCGACGGCTTCCTGCTGCCCGCGCCGGATGATCGATCCGGCGTCGGTGTAGAGCTCGCGCAGCGCCATCGGACGGGCGTAGAGCGCCTTGGGCGAGACACAAGCCGTCGCGCGGCGGCTCGCGCCGCCTGCCATGCGCACGGCCTTCTTGCCCCGGACGCTCACTTCTTGCCGGCCTTCTTCTTGCCGGCCACCGTCTTCTTCGGGCCCTTGCGGGTACGGGCGTTGGTCTTGGTCCGCTGGCCACGGACCGGGAGACCACGACGCCAGCGCAGGCCCTGGTAGGTGCCGATCTCGATCTTGCGCCGGATGTCCGCGTTCACCTCACGGCGAAGGTCACCCTCGACCTTGAAGTTCTCGTCGATGTACTCGCGCAGCTTGATCAGGTCCTCGTCGCTGAGATCCTTCACGCGGGTGTCCGCGTTCAGCTCGGCGGCGGCGATCATCTGCTTGGAGCGAGTACGGCCGATGCCGTAAATGTAGGTCAGCGCGATCTCCAGCCGCTTTTCGCGGGGGAGGTCGACGCCAGCGAGTCGTGCCACTGGTGCTCCTTCTTCGGTTTCGTCTTCAGGTCTGCTCCCCGACCGGTTCCGGAACCGACTCGCCTGTCGTGCCCGTGGCTTGCGCCTCGGGTGTCCCGGCCCCGGCCTGAAGTCCGGGGGTGCGCCGGACCGCTTACGCGGCCCGGCAGGTGCGGGGAGGGTGGGTAGCCGTCAAGCGGCCTGCTGCAGGTGCGGTGCTCAGCCCTGACGCTGCTTGTGACGCAGGTTCTCGCAGATCACCATGATCCGGCCGTGACGGCGGATCACCTTGCACTTGTCGCAGATCTTCTTGACGCTCGGCTGGACCTTCACGTCTTCCTGCTTCCTGCTCTGCTCTGCTCTCGCGCGATCACTTGTAGCGGTAGACGATGCGGCCGCGGGACAGGTCGTAGGGCGAAAGCTCCACGAGTACCCGGTCCTCCGGCAGAATGCGGATGTAGTGCTGCCGCATCTTGCCGCTGATGTGCGCGAGAACCTTGTGGCCGTTCTCCAGTTCGACACGGAACATCGCGTTGGGGAGCGGCTCCACCACGCGGCCTTCGACCTCGATGGCCCCGTCTTTCTTAGCCATGTCCTCCGCAATCCTGATACACGCCCGAGTGCCCGGCGTGATCGTTCTCGAGCTCGAGTCCTTGCTTACTGGGTGGTGCGTCCGGCACACTCCACCTCCGACTCCCTTGTTCGCGACGATTCACGAGCAGGCTGGAACCGGCGTACGAGCGCGCCGACTTGACAGTGTACGCAACCCATGTAATGCGGCGCCAACGGGGGTCGGGCTCCTCCCCTGCCCGGACCACCGGCGACTCGTGGCGTGCGCCGGACCGGTTTCGGATCTGTGAAGGGGCCCTTCACAGACCTCCACACCGACTTTGCCGATGCCCTGACCGGCGATCCCGGTGCGCAGCGGGGTCAGGATTCTTCGGGAGCGGTCAGCACCCACGGCCCGTCCGCGGTGATCGCGACGGTGTGCTCCCAGTGCGCGGCCCGCGAACCGTCCGCGGTGACCACCGTCCAGCCGTCGTCCAGCTCCTCGGTCTCGCCCCCGCCGCCGGTCAGCATCGGCTCGACCGCGAGCGCCATGCCAAGCTTGAGCCGCGGGCCTTTGCCCGGTTTGCCGACGTTCGGCAGGAACGGCTCCATGTGCATCTGGCTGCCGATACCGTGCCCGCCGTACTCGAGGATCATCCCGTAGCCGACGCCGTGCTCCCGGCCGGCCTTTTCGGCCGCGGTCTGCACCGCGTGCGAGATGTCGGTGAGCCGGGCACCGGCGCGGACCGCCGCGACCCCGGCCCACATCGCCCGTTCGGTGGCCTCGGACAGCTTCCGGTCCTTTTCCGAGACCTCGCCGACGGCGATGGTGACCGCGGAATCGCCGTGCCAGCCGTCCAGGATCGCGCCGCAGTCCACCGAGATCAGGTCGCCCTCGCCGAGCACCTGCTCCTTCGCCGGGATGCCGTGCACGATCTGCTCGTTCACCGAGGCACAGATCGAGGCGGGGAAACCATGGTAGCCCTGGAACGAGGGCACCGCGCCGGCGTCGCGGATGGTCTGCTCGGCGAGCTCGTCCAGCTCGGCGGTGCTGACCCCGGGGCGGGCCAGGTCCCGGACCGCGGCCAGGGTACGCGCCACGATCAGCCCGGCCGCGCGCATCGCCTGCAGCTCGCCGCGGGTCTTGATCTCGATCATGCGCCCACGACGGAGCACCTGCAGAACACGCAATCCT
This Amycolatopsis sulphurea DNA region includes the following protein-coding sequences:
- the rpsK gene encoding 30S ribosomal protein S11; translated protein: MPPKSRTAGTKKVRRKEKKNVAHGHAHIKSTFNNTIVSITDPTGAVIAWASSGHVGFKGSRKSTPFAAQMAAENAARKAAEHGMKKVDVFVKGPGSGRETAIRSLQAAGLEVGTIQDVTPQPHNGCRPPKRRRV
- the map gene encoding type I methionyl aminopeptidase, producing the protein MIEIKTRGELQAMRAAGLIVARTLAAVRDLARPGVSTAELDELAEQTIRDAGAVPSFQGYHGFPASICASVNEQIVHGIPAKEQVLGEGDLISVDCGAILDGWHGDSAVTIAVGEVSEKDRKLSEATERAMWAGVAAVRAGARLTDISHAVQTAAEKAGREHGVGYGMILEYGGHGIGSQMHMEPFLPNVGKPGKGPRLKLGMALAVEPMLTGGGGETEELDDGWTVVTADGSRAAHWEHTVAITADGPWVLTAPEES
- the infA gene encoding translation initiation factor IF-1, with translation MAKKDGAIEVEGRVVEPLPNAMFRVELENGHKVLAHISGKMRQHYIRILPEDRVLVELSPYDLSRGRIVYRYK
- the rpmJ gene encoding 50S ribosomal protein L36, whose product is MKVQPSVKKICDKCKVIRRHGRIMVICENLRHKQRQG
- the rpsM gene encoding 30S ribosomal protein S13; protein product: MARLAGVDLPREKRLEIALTYIYGIGRTRSKQMIAAAELNADTRVKDLSDEDLIKLREYIDENFKVEGDLRREVNADIRRKIEIGTYQGLRWRRGLPVRGQRTKTNARTRKGPKKTVAGKKKAGKK